The genomic segment gataactcggtcgtgtaatttctgctagtggggactacgttcgcgctatcccttttatatatttgctcactaccaataatctTGTTGGttttcgagttaggtcaatgagcggccacgctgctttcattagttgtggccgtattgatcctcgtttgggtgtggtatatttctcatgaacaatcttacaatccattcattgatattattccatgacatgccttgccattatccaagttatttcctttatccaaccgtctctagattgattccttatttgcagttccacattcagattgtgttgccattgattgagcaatagaatgagcgccaagatttggaagtataattgtttgctgtccaagggtacgtattggggctgtggctctttgtttatagtttattattttaaaccctggctctttgctatttcttgtaaagttgttcagcttcattctgcatcggatggcaaagaacttgcgatgtatcacataaaagatttgaacgcaatgaatcgtattctacgttactgacagacggatcaattaaaatcgcaacttttgcaaatatcgtttttattgttgagaacttcttctcaacatttagcatagaacattcattcatgatgcgcaaccaatcgtcacaaatcatacttacctgacgaggcagtcaaccgtgatcacgtaagcggttctgcctaggcgaggtccagtcattgcacccagactaaattgacactagcgattatcccaaatgtggataactcggtcgtgtaatttctgctagtggggactgcgttcgcgctatcccttttatatatttgttcactaccaataatcttgttgtcttacgagttaggtcaatgagcggccacgttgctttcattagttgtggccgtattgatcctcgtttgggtgtggtatatttctcatgaacaatcttacaatccattcattgatattattccatgacatgccttgccattatccaagttatttcctttatccaaccgtctctagattgattccttatttgcagttccacattcagattgtgttgccattgattgagcaatagaatgagcgccaagatttggaagtataattgtttgctgtccaagggtacgtattggggctgtggctctttgtttatagtttattattttaaaccctggctctttgctatttcttgtaaagttgttcagcttcattctgcatcggatggcaaagaacttgcgatgtatcacataaaagatttgaacgcaatgaatcgtattctacgttactgacagacgaatcaattaaaatcgcaacttttgcaaatatcgtttttattgttgagaacttcttctcaacatttagcatagaacattcattcatgatgcgcaaccaatcgtcacaaatcatacttacctgacgaggcagtcaaccgtgatcacgtaagcggttctgcctaggcgaggtttagtcattgcacccagactaaattgacactagcgattatcccaaatgtggataactcggtcgtgtaatttctgctagtggggactgcgttcgcgctatcccttttatatatttgctcactaccaataatctTGTTGGttttcgagttaggtcaatgagcggccacgctgctttcattagttgtggccgtattgattctcgtttgggtgtgttatatttctcatgaccaatcttacaatccatttattgatattattccatgacatgctttgccattatccaagttatcacTTTATCcgaccgtctctagattgattccttatttgcagttccacattcagattgtgttgccattgattgagcaatagaatgagcgccaagatttggaagtataattgtttgctgtccaagggtacgtattggggctgtggctctttgtttatagtttattattttaaaccctggctctttgctatttcttgtaaagttgttcagcttcattctgcatcggatggcaaagaactcgcgatgtatcacataaaagatttgaacgcaatgaatcgtattctacgttactgacagacgaatcaattgaaatcgcaacttttgcacatatcgttttaattgttgagaacttcttctcaacattcagcatagaacattcattcatgatgcgcaaccaatcgtcacaaatcatacttacctgacgaggcagtcaaccgtgatcacgtaagcggttctgcctaggcgaggtttagttattgcacccagactaaattgacactagcgattatcccaaatgtggataactcggtcgtgtaatttctgctagtggggactgcgttcgcgctatcccttttatatatttgctcactaccaataatcttgttggctttcgagttaggtcaatgagcggccacgctgctttcattagttgtggccgtattgatcctcgtttgggtgtgttatagttctcatgaccaatcttacaatccatttattgatattattccatgacatgctttgccattatccaagttatccctttatccgaCCGTCCTTgcttgcagttccacattcagattgtgttgccattgattgagcaatagaatgagcgccaagattcggaaatatcgttattctctgtttaaggtacgtatcggagctgcggctctttgtttatagtttaatatttcaacccctggtccttgctatttcttgtaaagttgttcagcttcattctgcatcggatggcaaaaaactcgcgatgtatcacataaaagatttgaacgcaatgaatcgtattctatgttactgacagacgaatcaaataaaattgcaacttttgcacatatcgtttttattgttgagaacttcttttcaacgtttagcatagaacattcattcatgatgcgcaaccaatcgccacaaatcatacttacctgacgaggcagtcaaccgcgatcacgaaggcggttctgcctagacgaggtttagtcattgcacccaggctaaattgaccctagcgattatcccaaatgtggataactcggtcgcgtaatttctgctagtgggactgcgttcgcgctgtcccttttatatatttgcttaggtcaatgagcggccacgttgctttcattagttgtggccgtattgatcctcgtttgggtgtggtatatttctcatgaacaatcttacaatccattcattgatattattccatgacatgccttgccattatccaagttatttcctttatccaaccgtctctagattgattccttatttgcagttccacattcagattgtgttgccattgattgagcaatagaatgagcgccaagatttggaagtataattgtttgctgtccaagggtacgtattggggctgtggctctttgtttatagtttattattttaaaccctggctctttgctatttcttgtaaagttgttcagctacattctgcatcggatggcaaagaactcgcgatgtctcacataaaagatttgaacgccatgaatcgtattctacgttactgacagacgaatcaattaaaattgcaacttttgcacatatcgtttttattgctgagaacttcttctcaacatttagtatagaacattcattcatgatgcgcaaccaatcgtcacaaatcatacttacctgacgaggcagtcaaccgcgatcacgaagacggttctgcctaggcgaggtttagtcattgcacccagactaaattgaccctagcgattatcccaaatgtagataactcggtcgtgtaatttctgctagtggggactgcgttggcgctatcccttttatatatttgcttacgaccaatatcctgttggcttacgagttaggtcaatgagcggccacgttgctttcattggTTGTGGCcatattgatcctcgtttgggtgtggtatatttctcatgaacaatcttacaattcattcattgatattattccatgacatgccttgccattatccaagttatttcctttatccaaccgtctctagattgattccttatttgcagttccacattcagattgtgttgccattgattgagcaatagaatgagcgccaagatttggaagtataattgtttgctgtccaaaggtacgtattggggctgtggctcttggtttatagtttattattttaaaccctggctcttttctatttcttgtaaagttgttcagcttcattctgccatcggatggcaaagaactcgcgatgtatcacataaaatatttgaacgcaatgaatcgtattctacgttactgacagacgaatcaattaaaattgcaacttttgcacatatcgtttttattgttgagaacttcttctcaacatttagcatagaacattcattcatgatgcgcaaccaatcgtcacaaatcatacttacctgacgaggcagtcaaccgcgatcacgaaggcggttctgcctaggcgaggtttagtcattgcacccagactaaattgaccctagcgattatcccaaatgtggataactccgTCGTGTAATTtatgctagtggggactgcgttcgcgctatcccttttatatatttgctcactaccaataatcctgttggctttcgagttaggtcaatgagcggccacgttgcttttattagttgtggccgtattgatcctcgtttggtgtgttatatttctcttGACCAATCTTACagtccatttattgatattattccatgacatgccttgccattatccaagttatccctttatccaaccgtcctTGCtggcagttccacattcaggttgtgttgccattgattgagcaatagaatgagcgccaagattcggaaatatcattattctctgtttaaggtacgtatcggagctgcggctctttgtttatagtttaatattcaacccctggtccttactatttcttgtaaagttgttcagcttcattaaagaactcgcgatgtatcacataaaagatttgaacgcaatgaatcgtattctacgttactgacagacgattcaattaaaattgcaactcttgcacatatcgtttttattgtggagaagttcttctcaacatttagcatagaacattcattcatgatgcgcaaccaatcgtcacaaatcatacttacctgacgaggcagtcaaccgcgatcacgaaggcggttctgcctaggcgaggtttagtcattgcacccagactaaattgaccctagcgattatcccaaatgtggataactcggtcgtgtattttatgctagtggggactgcgttcgcgctatccctttcatatatttgctcacgaccaataatcctgttggctttcgagttaggtcaatgagcggccaagTTGCTTTCATTacttgtggccgtattgatcctcgtttgggtgtgttatatttctcatgaccaatcttacaatccatttatttatattattccatgacatgccttgccattatccaagttatccctttatccaaccgtctttagattgattccttatttgcagttccacattcagattgtgttgccattgattgagcaatagaatgagcgccaagattcggaaatatcattattctctgtttaaggtacgtatcggagctgcggctctttgttcatagtttaatatttcaacccctggtccttgctatttcttgtaaagttgttcatgttcagtttcattctgccatcggatggcaaagaactcgcgatgtatcacataaaagatttgaacgcaatgaatcgtattctacgttactgacagacgaatcaattaaaattgcaacttttgcacatatcgtttttattgttgagaacttcttctcaacatttagcatagaacattcattcatgatgcgcaaccaatcgtcacaaatcatacttatctgacggggcagtcaaccgcgatcacgaaggcggttctgcctaggcgaggtttaggtTATAccttaccattgcaaaattttagacgcTTCAATTCagagtgttttggagagttaGCACTTACAAACTGGCTCCCATCAGcaaaactataatttttattcaaaacatcaaACTGTTTGCCGCTCACAGGTTGATCATTGTAACAGCATAAACAAAGAAAACATCATTAAcataataatcatttttaacATGCTAATTCGACAGCGTTTTATTGACATTGTGAGAAAAAGGTCATTGTGCATTCGCATAAGCAACACAGTGGTACATCATTATAGAGCAACAAGAACGGGATTTCAAATGGGCATCTTGTGACCTCTTGCGCTCCCAGTATAACAACCACGGCACTAGACCATGGTATTGCCCAAAACTTGAATAACCACACAATAGCTTAATTACATTTTGGTAccataattttcattcttttattaatacaaaattTTCACACATCGTGATAACTTTTAAATATCATTGAACCCGTCAATCACAAGAATTTTTGCTTAAATaagaacaaatattatttttatcatcaattATTATCATCATTATTATCAAGTTCTGGTTTCATTTATCCAGATGCAGAATCTCAGTCTTCAAGTCAAACTGCTTCTGGTCCAAGAATCATCAAACAACAACCATCTGGAGGGAGGATGAAAAGCAGTATGTCGCAAGAATCACTGCCAGGATATGAAGGATGGACTATTGTCATCACCTACTCATTTCCTGCTGGAAGTCTGATGGTGAGttatgaaacaaatttaattattGGTCGGAAAATAAATTACAGATTTACTAGAATCAAGATTCTTAATCAATaaggtttttgtttttaatattaatccCCATTGCACATTAGCATATTTGAACATCGAttgatttcaatttctttcCTGAATTACCGGTAAATACCAGTTCAATACAAGCAGCCACAAATATttagtagggtggttcacgtattacagcctcctccaccatcaagtccatgcttccgaaaacgaataactggctaaacaaTCTCTTACGTgttatagactggtaaccggattagaggctgtggttcgccacttGATTAAGTCTCTTATAGGCTTTTCCCTCCCCAGTGTAAATATGGTAATTCTGTCATAtcttatttttaatgaaattcaAGCTATCagacactgatatctaatgatatttaaggagatattaatatttcaaattttctggtTCTGCATttcctatccaatttatttcatcctgggtgaggtggttggCATGGATTTGAACCGAGATGTTCAATATTTGATGTCAGCTTAGTTCAGTCCAACACTTCAACCATTAGGCCTGCGGttccaaaactttttgtttgtgcGGCGATGAATTATATGGAAAAAACTGCTAACGGCGCACTAagggaaaaaatttgaataaaattctaTATTGTGATCATTAATGTGTAAATTAATGATCATtaatatgtttgtaaacatataCGCCAAATGTCAACttttctctgcctgattttattttgaaactctaAACAAACTCTGTtcaacagataaataaactgcagcctgGGAAATTGCAGCAAGCAGTGTCCATaactattgttacgtaacactaGTCCACCGCGGTACACCCTTTGGTAACCACTGCGTTAGGCCATTGCACAGTCCAGAAGCTTGAAAGAAGTATTGCTAAATGTTTGCATTCACTCACATGAGGTATTGCTTCTCATAGAAATATACAGAATCAGGCAGTATTTTGTATAATGCTTATATGGGTTGACTCTGGTTCATGCTTTGTCCatctataattaatttaaactggTATGCTGATTGAATTCAGTTCTAATGGAAATCAAAGTTTTGAAAGGTTTGTTATTGAGAAAAAGTTCGAATATAGAAGCCATTTGTGCAGTAAAATCGTAACATAGCAATATATAGATCATGCTTGTTAAAACCTGGGTAATATCAAATTGTTATTTGCTCAAACTTAAGGTGTAATTAGATTCAATCGTGCAGTAAAATCATTGCATAGCCAAATATTTAGTGGGCTTCTTCATAAGTTCTGATTTCAATGTATGATTGAGTTATCGGGTTGTCAAGTTGAATCAATGTATTGGTAATGGAAATATCAAGTATTTTGATAAACTAATTGTTAACCTCTGCTAAATCTTCatagatattctgatatttatatcaGTTTAACAAACCCCCAGGTATGAGAGatgattagttttttttttcctcAGGGGGTTTCATATGAAGCTCAAgaattcactgaatatttgccACGGAATGATGGACGGATATGTTGCGGCTTACTCTATCGAGCATTCAATGCAGGATGGATTTTTAAGATTCAGGAAGTTGGTGACAGAAGAGGAAAAATTGTTTGGAACGATGAGTTTCCTCATAAGACTAATAAAACTGGAGGACCTGAGAAGTAAGTACTTTGTGTTCTTTATGTTTGATGGGTATTTACTTCCTAAAATGTTAAGAAATAGGAAGGAATAAAACAAATGCAAAGTCTTGTTATGTATTGCACTAcaaatcaattcaaaattcTCTCAAAATCCTTATTTTGGTATCTAAATCGTCATTTAtgggaaataataaaaaaagggaTTCACAAGCCCTGGTATTTAAGTTATTGCTCACAATGACCTTAGGATTTATTTACTAAATTTTCAAAGCATAAAGACATATCGGATAAAATAGTTTtcctaaaaattattcaaatttatttatttggatTTTACCAACCTTGTTCAAATGAAAACTAAGCTCCTTTTTATAggaaaatgatttatttaattcagaGTGACTTAATGTTATTTAACTGCCAGGGTCTGGTCTAAATTTCCGGACATATCCACCTAACCATTATGATCACAACTGGTATTTATCAAATAGATTAGAAATCTAAATTATGATTCTAAAATGTTGTATTTTGGGCATCTGCGCTATGGTTGTGATTCTCAGTACCAATGGTTTTCTTATAATTCACTCTGAACAAAACTCAAGACAAGTTGAATTTTGACATTTATTTGGAAGCCAGTGTCATAATTTGTTCCTGTTAAGAAGTTGCAATTTCAGACTTTTTAACAAAAACTAAATTGGTCgttatgataaatttaaatgGAGTATTCTTggagtattcgtaccaaaatggtgcacaacctgacaTAGTATTGTGTACCAAGTTagttttcaggttgtgcgttaccttggtacaaatacttccggagcgcctaaATGTTTGTCAACCAAGAATTTTTCTTCAACTCCCTAGGTGCAAGTTCTGTACTGCAATACTCTGAAGTCAGGATCCACCATTTACCAAACTTCCATTCTTTTTCTATGTACATGTTCAATGAGAgttcatcaaatatttttttttcagcgaTGGATATCCTGATCCAAACCATACAATGAAACTGAAAGAAGCATTGAAGGCAAAAGGATTTGAGTTTGATGCATCAATATCGGTGagataattttattaatatgaCACTCTGGCAAAATATTGCTGTGCCAACTTTCCCCAACATGTATCCATATAAATAGTCTTGAATAACAATTAGATAATCATCAGTTGAAACTGAATTGAGTAATGAACTTGCATTGGTATCAAAGGTAGATAAAGGGTTGCCTGTTTACATGAAGTTTTGCCCAATtctaataatttactattcgatttgattcaaatattcgatttgaaaagcCCAGCCCTAAAGACATCATAAAGTGCTCTACTGTCAcatgtgatgtcacaataacattattttgaagcttttaaaatgcaaattcaAAAGCGCAATCTTCAATGAGACACTCCATCTGCTGGGCAGATTTTATTGACAATAAAGGTTTTACATTCACACAGTTCTTTTGATTTCATGTAGGTTCTTTGACAATGCACTATTAAAGTGAGGACAAAACAGTGTGTAGGATATggtgattttaataatatagaaATTAAAGTTTGTTTTATACCACGTTTTTATGTTTTCACCTTCGGACAAGGACTTGTACAAGCATCCACTGATATGTAATGACTAATATTTTCAAAGATACAGGAATTTTACCAAAGAAATTAGTTTTGTAGTTTGGGAAATGTGAAGCTTGGatagatataataaatataatagatATTATACGTAAATTATGACATGTTTTTGCTTTCGTTTCATTGACTCTCTCTCTCAATTCTTCTTTCATTTCACAGAATCTCATGTTGAAGCAATTGAGATTTTGATTGAGTTGAAGATCTCCAGAAAGATTTCCTGTAACATCTGTTCCATTGTTACCTGAATAATATAGTAAACTTTGATGTTGAACCCGCCTTCATTTAAACTACATCAAAGACCAAATTAATAATGCCATTGCGGCTGTTGTATCATGAAATAAGTAAAATGGCCCAGGCGGCTAAAGTGTTATACTCATGTAGATTTGGAGGACAAAACCCccctcttttgaaatgtaaaaaataaaataaaagcatctttCTGTATCATGCATAGTAATTTTTCTAGCTTGAAACGCCTTTTGGACCCTCAAGACTCATGACACACAGAAGTTTTCTAGCGTTTGGCCGGACTCGCAAGGTCTTTCGATCTTACatggcaaataaatatttcaaacacccccctttgaaaatttctagcTTCGTCCCTGGTTGGACCTAACTTCCAAGCTTCCCAAATTACCTAACTCATCTCAAGTTTGAATTCCACACCACCTCACCCAGTGTGTGTTACATTGGGCAGGCAATGCCAAGCTGTAAAGATTTCAGTCCTTTCGGATA from the Styela clava chromosome 5, kaStyClav1.hap1.2, whole genome shotgun sequence genome contains:
- the LOC144422818 gene encoding E3 ubiquitin-protein ligase DTX3L-like — encoded protein: MLIRQRFIDIVRKSSGFIYPDAESQSSSQTASGPRIIKQQPSGGRMKSSMSQESLPGYEGWTIVITYSFPAGSLMGVSYEAQEFTEYLPRNDGRICCGLLYRAFNAGWIFKIQEVGDRRGKIVWNDEFPHKTNKTGGPENDGYPDPNHTMKLKEALKAKGFEFDASISNLMLKQLRF